ATCATTGAGTCGAGCTTCTAAGGATAGTGGATTATCAGTTTTCAAATTAAAGAAAGCTTGTAGTAATAGGGACACGTTAAATAATTATATTTGGGCTTACGCCAAAGAGGAGACTATATTAAATGTATAAACGAATAGCAATCACGGGAGACCTACATATTAGAGCAAAGTTCCCCTATTTTGAGTCCAGTAAACAAGTATTAACTTGGATAGTAGATAATGAAGTAGTGAATAATGAGGATACATTATTTATTAATCTCGGCGATATATATGACCAGGATATCAATAATGGAGAGCTTAATAGAATAGTATTAGATTTTCTAAGTCAACTAAAAAATAAAGATAAGATCCTCCTTAATGGTAACCACGACTCAGACACCAATACTACAGCCTTAGAAGCTCTTAGAGTAATAAATGGTGTAGAAGTTATATCTGAAATGGATACAAGAATTATAGAAGATAAAAACTTTCTACTTTTACCTCACATTTACACAGATAGAGAGGGTATTACTATGGAAGAGAATTACTCTAGTATTACGATAAATGAGCCCATAGATTATTGCTTATTCCATGTAATGACTGAGAAAATGAAGTTTCACAAAAAAGCTAAAGTATGCGATCTTTCAAACTTAAATATTAAACAAAGAATAGGTGGTCATAATCATAATTATGACTTAGATCAAGGTGGCGATTACTTAGGAAGCCTACAACCAAACTCTTCAACTGAAAAAGATAAGACTCCTAAAATCTACATAATTGACTTAGAAAAAGGTGAAGATTATACAATAGATGTGCCTTTATTTATCAACTATTATACAGTTACATATCCTGATGCTCTACCAGAAATGAATGTAGAATATCCAATAATAAACATTTTAGATTCTTTAGATAGAAAAGAAGCTGTAGAGTATTATATGAAAGAAGCTAAAGAGAAAGATATCAATCTTACTATCAATCGAGTTTTCCGTAGAAGACTTATGAACGATAAGGAAGAAGTTGAAAATGAGAAAGGTAAAACATATACAACAGATAGTGAATATTTTAATCAGTTTGAAAAAGAGAAGGAAGTAAGTTCTGGAGTGTCAACAATAATAAGGAGAGTAATTAACTTATGAAAGATTTAATTAAAGCATTAGAAATATTCTTAAAATATGGTGATAAAGATTACCCTACTAATTGTAGCCACGACATGTTGTATGTTTGTGTAGATCCAGAGTTAGTATCTGAAGAAGATAAAATAGAGTTAGAGAAATTGAGCTTTAGTGTAGCTACCGAACTTGATGGTTTTTACTCTTTTAAATATGTGAGTTGTTA
Above is a window of Candidatus Woesearchaeota archaeon DNA encoding:
- a CDS encoding metallophosphoesterase, with translation MYKRIAITGDLHIRAKFPYFESSKQVLTWIVDNEVVNNEDTLFINLGDIYDQDINNGELNRIVLDFLSQLKNKDKILLNGNHDSDTNTTALEALRVINGVEVISEMDTRIIEDKNFLLLPHIYTDREGITMEENYSSITINEPIDYCLFHVMTEKMKFHKKAKVCDLSNLNIKQRIGGHNHNYDLDQGGDYLGSLQPNSSTEKDKTPKIYIIDLEKGEDYTIDVPLFINYYTVTYPDALPEMNVEYPIINILDSLDRKEAVEYYMKEAKEKDINLTINRVFRRRLMNDKEEVENEKGKTYTTDSEYFNQFEKEKEVSSGVSTIIRRVINL